A stretch of Bacillus solimangrovi DNA encodes these proteins:
- the nadB gene encoding L-aspartate oxidase, which translates to MNPERNIDVLIVGSGIAAFMIARQLSSHLNVQIITKGKHDNSNSVRAQGGIAAALAKHDSWKNHFEDTMKAGRFHNDPLQTEVLVKKGLQIVNDLISDGMSFDKTLNNELAMGMEGAHSLPRILHIGGDATGKGMMSFLKEEIEKEIPIIEDKMVLDLNVENGRCIGVSVLNECNKVEHIYATHVILATGGCGSLYPYSSNDVSLTGDGMALAYRAGVGLADLEFIQFHPTLLYKGNKVIGLISEAVRGEGARLRTENGKFLMEGIHPLQDLAPRDVVARAIFERIKNGEKVYLDISSIKDFDNRFPTISKMCKDHQLIVEKSLLQVTPGAHFIMGGIVVNNSGETSLSGLYAVGETACTGVHGANRLASNSLLEGVVMAVECADTILKSNLSTTPIYPKVLVHEQQISDLDLPSKKEIQEIMMKYVGIVREKRELQQALEWFQPYLQFINTPLHNVNQEQAEIINMLTVGWLITTSSLQRTESRGAHFRKDIPYEVERWRQSRLIRSKDEAVQNMLTATGVNL; encoded by the coding sequence ATGAACCCTGAACGGAATATTGATGTACTCATTGTCGGCAGTGGGATTGCTGCATTCATGATAGCTCGCCAGTTATCTTCTCACTTGAATGTGCAAATTATCACAAAGGGTAAACATGATAATAGTAATTCAGTTCGTGCACAAGGTGGAATTGCAGCAGCGCTAGCTAAACATGATAGTTGGAAAAACCACTTTGAAGATACAATGAAAGCAGGACGTTTTCACAATGATCCTTTACAAACAGAAGTCCTTGTCAAAAAAGGGCTACAAATCGTAAACGACCTAATTTCAGATGGAATGAGCTTCGATAAGACGTTGAATAATGAACTTGCCATGGGAATGGAAGGCGCACATTCTTTGCCACGTATATTGCATATCGGTGGAGATGCGACCGGAAAAGGCATGATGTCTTTTCTTAAGGAAGAGATTGAGAAAGAGATACCTATAATTGAAGATAAAATGGTACTTGATTTAAATGTAGAAAATGGGCGTTGTATTGGCGTATCGGTATTGAATGAATGTAATAAAGTTGAACATATCTATGCTACACATGTCATCCTTGCTACTGGTGGTTGTGGAAGTTTGTATCCATATAGCTCAAATGATGTTTCACTAACAGGTGATGGGATGGCGCTTGCTTATCGTGCAGGCGTTGGGCTAGCAGATTTAGAATTTATTCAATTTCATCCAACTTTACTTTATAAAGGTAACAAAGTTATTGGTCTTATATCCGAGGCTGTACGTGGAGAAGGTGCTAGATTACGTACAGAGAACGGTAAGTTTTTGATGGAGGGCATTCATCCATTACAAGATCTTGCTCCAAGAGATGTTGTCGCGAGAGCGATTTTTGAGCGAATAAAAAATGGTGAGAAAGTCTACTTAGACATATCATCAATAAAAGATTTTGATAATCGTTTTCCGACCATTTCAAAAATGTGTAAAGATCATCAACTAATAGTAGAAAAGAGTTTACTTCAAGTAACACCTGGAGCTCATTTTATTATGGGTGGGATTGTCGTAAATAATAGTGGTGAAACATCCCTATCTGGATTATATGCTGTTGGTGAAACCGCATGCACAGGCGTACATGGAGCAAACCGTTTAGCGAGTAACTCATTACTCGAAGGAGTTGTTATGGCCGTTGAATGCGCAGATACAATTTTGAAATCAAATCTTTCAACGACACCTATATATCCGAAGGTCTTAGTACATGAACAACAGATTAGCGACCTCGATTTACCGAGTAAAAAAGAAATTCAAGAAATTATGATGAAATATGTTGGGATTGTTCGAGAAAAAAGGGAGTTACAGCAAGCATTAGAATGGTTTCAGCCATACCTTCAATTCATAAATACACCTTTACACAACGTAAACCAAGAGCAAGCTGAAATCATCAACATGTTAACAGTAGGATGGCTTATTACAACGTCTTCTTTGCAACGTACAGAAAGTCGGGGAGCTCATTTCAGAAAAGATATCCCTTATGAAGTGGAAAGATGGCGTCAAAGTAGATTAATTCGATCAAAAGATGAAGCGGTCCAAAACATGCTAACGGCTACAGGAGTGAATCTATGA
- the nadA gene encoding quinolinate synthase NadA: MSLLDVLSQESQVALPEKYREMSREEMEKRVAEIKEYFGDKLFIPGHHYQKDEVIQFADVKGDSLQLAQVAAQNEKAEFIVFCGVHFMAETADILTNDNQKVILPDLRAGCSMADMANIHQTELAWKVMQDQFGDTIIPLTYVNSTADIKAFVGKYGGATVTSSNAKEMVEWALSEKERILFLPDQHLGRNTAYDLGIQLHEMAVWDPINEQFECDGKLEDAKVILWKGHCSVHENFTVANIEHLRETNPNMNIIVHPECSWEVVQKSDYNGSTKNIIETIKQAPAGSEWAIGTEMNLVKRIIQEHPDKNIVSLNPNMCPCLTMNRIDIEHLLWSLELLKDGEVKNVIQVNEETAKLATLALERMLERA; encoded by the coding sequence ATGAGCTTACTAGATGTATTAAGTCAAGAAAGTCAAGTAGCATTACCTGAAAAGTATCGTGAAATGTCAAGAGAAGAGATGGAAAAGCGTGTAGCTGAAATAAAAGAATACTTTGGCGATAAATTGTTTATTCCAGGACATCATTATCAAAAGGATGAAGTGATTCAATTTGCAGATGTGAAAGGCGACTCTCTTCAACTTGCGCAAGTGGCTGCACAGAATGAAAAGGCTGAATTCATTGTATTTTGTGGTGTGCATTTTATGGCAGAAACAGCTGATATTTTAACGAATGACAATCAAAAGGTTATCTTACCAGACTTAAGAGCAGGCTGTTCAATGGCTGATATGGCTAACATTCATCAAACAGAACTTGCATGGAAAGTGATGCAAGATCAATTCGGTGATACGATTATTCCTTTAACGTATGTGAACTCAACTGCAGATATAAAAGCATTTGTCGGAAAGTATGGTGGGGCGACAGTTACATCTTCAAATGCGAAGGAAATGGTTGAATGGGCATTATCTGAAAAGGAACGCATCCTTTTCTTACCTGACCAACATTTAGGTCGCAATACGGCTTATGATCTTGGAATTCAATTGCATGAAATGGCTGTTTGGGATCCAATTAACGAGCAATTTGAATGTGATGGGAAACTTGAAGATGCAAAAGTGATTTTGTGGAAGGGTCACTGCTCTGTACATGAAAACTTCACAGTCGCAAACATTGAGCATTTGCGAGAAACAAACCCAAATATGAATATTATTGTTCACCCAGAATGTAGCTGGGAAGTTGTACAGAAATCCGATTACAATGGTTCAACTAAAAACATCATTGAAACGATAAAACAAGCACCTGCTGGTTCTGAATGGGCAATTGGTACAGAAATGAATCTTGTAAAGAGGATAATTCAAGAACATCCAGATAAAAATATCGTTTCATTAAATCCAAATATGTGTCCATGTTTGACAATGAATCGAATTGATATTGAACACTTACTATGGTCATTAGAGTTACTTAAAGATGGAGAAGTGAAAAACGTTATTCAAGTAAATGAAGAAACAGCAAAACTAGCAACTTTAGCATTAG
- the nadC gene encoding carboxylating nicotinate-nucleotide diphosphorylase, whose protein sequence is MNVLKIQEQIKAFFLEDIGEGDVTNQLLFQGAGRTEGELLAKQSGILSGVKCIEVGYQLLDPSIHVTLHKHDGDTLEKGERIATIEGPVEHLLTGERVILNLLQHMSGIATITKKVVNELNNSDIRVCDTRKTFPGLRMFEKYAVTCGGGFNHRKGLYDGIMLKDNHIAFAGSISNAVQMLREQTGHMVKIEVETENQDEVIEAVQAGADIIMFDNCTPEEADRYAKLVPQSIITEISGGITLDNIASYRDTDVDYISLGFITQSAPALDISFNLKESRKYTK, encoded by the coding sequence ATGAATGTGTTAAAAATACAAGAACAAATCAAAGCTTTCTTCTTAGAGGACATTGGTGAAGGAGATGTGACGAACCAACTTCTATTCCAAGGTGCTGGTCGAACAGAAGGAGAATTATTAGCTAAACAATCAGGGATATTGTCTGGTGTTAAATGCATTGAAGTCGGTTATCAATTATTAGATCCTTCAATTCATGTAACTCTTCATAAGCATGATGGAGATACCCTTGAGAAAGGGGAACGAATTGCTACAATTGAAGGTCCTGTAGAGCATTTATTAACTGGAGAACGAGTAATTCTAAATTTATTGCAACATATGAGTGGGATTGCAACGATAACGAAAAAAGTAGTAAATGAGCTTAATAATTCAGATATTCGAGTATGTGATACGAGAAAAACGTTTCCCGGTTTACGTATGTTTGAGAAATATGCAGTAACGTGTGGAGGCGGATTTAATCACCGGAAAGGTCTATACGATGGTATTATGCTCAAGGATAATCATATTGCCTTTGCAGGAAGCATATCGAATGCTGTACAGATGTTACGTGAACAGACAGGTCATATGGTAAAGATTGAAGTCGAAACAGAAAATCAGGATGAAGTAATTGAAGCTGTTCAAGCTGGAGCGGATATTATTATGTTTGATAACTGTACACCTGAAGAAGCCGATCGTTACGCGAAGCTTGTACCTCAATCAATTATTACAGAAATATCTGGCGGCATTACTCTCGATAATATTGCTTCTTATCGAGACACTGATGTTGATTATATTTCATTAGGCTTTATCACACAATCAGCACCTGCCTTGGATATTAGCTTTAACTTGAAGGAAAGTCGAAAATATACAAAATAA